The Actinomycetota bacterium genome contains the following window.
GGAATAGGTGTTCGGCTTCAGCCGTTACAGTGTTCGGCTTGCGGCGTTACCGTGTTCGGCTTCGGCAAGAACGGTGTTCGACTTCGACCGGAATACGCAGAACGAGCCAACCTCACCTGCCGAGGACCGCCAGGCGTTTGCCGAGGTCGTTGCGTGCCTGGTGGCATACAACTTCGGCGAGGACGGGCGCGTCACTCCGAAGTCGTGCTTCAAAGGCTTCGAGGCGTACTCGTTCGGTCAGAAGAAGGCGGCCTCGGCGTTCGCCACCGCGCGAGTCGCTGTGGCCCTGCGCCGTGTGAGTGCGGTGGCCGCAGAGGCGGCGGCTGTCGACGTGCTTGCGCTCGGAAGCGCCAAGGGCGGGACGGGCGTGGTCGTCGGGCCGTGAGGGGTGAATGCCGACATGGGGCGGGGTAGCACGCACCGTCAACCGCCAGTCGGGCTGCAGAACTCCGCATACTTTGCTAAACCTCGTAGTCGGAGGCACGCATCAGCTCTGCACCGAGAGCGATCTGTTCCGCGACGGAGACACGGAGTACTACTAGCAGTGCAGACTTGATCCCAGACATGCGACCACCCCAGCTATCCGCTTGCGCGGAAGAGCTCCCTGAGCTCTTGTCACCGGGGTGGAACCTTTGCGGTTTGAGTATACCTACGACGCCGAGGAATGACCACGCGCGTCCGGGCAACTTCGACAACTTCGACAACGCTGCCGAATCTGAGACTCAACGCGGTCACCCGCTCAGGGCACCAATGAATTCCCGGACAACGGCGACGGCCTCATTCCGGAGTCGCGCATCGTAGTCGGAGGCACGCATCAGCTCTGCCATCTACATCTTCAGGACGGTTCCCCGGAGGAACTCTGCCTGTTCCTCCCCTCTCCGTGGGTCGTCGAGAAGGTCAGCGTACAGTCTCAGCGGATTGGCCACCTGGACGCCCTCGACGGTGCGATGGGCGAAGAGGGGAGCGTCGTTTCGTGCCTGGAAGACAGTGACGTTTCCGCCTTTCTCCACAGGTTCGGCCCCCAGGGCGTTGACGACGGCGGCCTGGCCGACCGCCGGACCCACCCAGACCTCGCACCGACGAACATCGGTCACATGTGGGGCGACCAGCAAGGCAGCGCAGGCGCCCGTGATCGCGTGGTCGATACCCGCCCCGGAGAGGCTGCCGGAGATCCGACGGGCCAAGTCCACCGGGCCCTGTGTGTGGATGAAGGTGGTCAGGAGCCTGTGTCGTTCGCGGCCCGCCTCCTCCACCCAGCGATCGAGGACCTCGCCCTTGTCTACTATGCGTCGGCGCTTCCGTGGCCCGCTTCCCTCAACCTCGATCAACTCCAGTTGCTCGAGGCGCTTGAGAGCGGTCTGTGCTGTGCCGGCAGCCACATCGGCCTCTCTAGCCAGATCTGTGACGCGCCACCATTCGCGATCGTCGAGCAGCATCTCCTGAACGGCGATACCCGCCTTGCCTCCGAGGCCCACTCCCGTTGTCGGCTTCGCGTCACGGCCAACCGTTCTGTCCTGGCGAATCGCTACGAACGGCTCCTGGTTGCGGAACACGAACTGTCGATCGTCGAGGTAGTTCACGCCTGTCTCGCGCAGGATATCCATGGCGCCAGTAGTGAAATGAGTGGCCACGTAGGTGGCTGCAACGCAAGGAGCGCTCTGCTCGAATGGGTGGGCCAAGGCATTGCGGACCTCCTGCGGACGGCCGTGGCCCGCGCTGATCGGACGCACCTCTATCTCATGGTCCTGTCCGAGCCAAACGCGGACGCAGTCAGGACCGGCATCCACTCGGTCGAAGCCAGCCTCACGAAAGGCGGCCTCAAGGTTCTTCGCTGTCTTCTTGGGCTTCGGCATAATTCATCCTGCAATCTATATTCATGGCGGACATGAATATGGTCTATACGCTGAATATTAGACACCGCGACCGAATGGAGTCAAGTGGGATGTGAGCGACGCGCGAGCGACGAACTCGGGCGCTAGGTCGTCCCTTGACGCCGCTTCAAGTTCAGCTAGACTAAACATATGTCCAGCGAAACGGAATATACGTCCAGTCTGAATGAACTTGCGTTTCATGCCGCCGAGACCCCGACGTCACAGGAGCGTGTGTTCGGCCTGCTGCTCGATGAGGCCGGCGACGAACTCACCGAGGCCCAGGTTCGCGAGATGCTGGACGTGCCCAAGTCAACGGTCCATGTTGCCCTGGCGGCTCTCGTTCAAGACCAGCTCGTGGCGTCGCGCAACGTTGGGCGCACCAAGCTCTACTGGGTCGACACGGATGACCCACTCATCAAGACGCTCAAGATCGCGCAGGCGATCCGTCGGGTGCGCACAGCCATCGCCCCTGTGCGGGACAAACTCGACCTGGCAATCCTCTACGGAAGCTCGTCGCGGGGCGAGAACCGGTCCGGAAGTGACGTGGACGTGCTCGTGGTTGCCGATGATGCCGAGTCGGTCATGGTCGAACTCGCGCAGCACCAGTGGCTTCAGCCGGTCGTGTTGACGCCCGAGTCGCACATGCAGCTGATCGCTGAGGCAGGCACGTTCGCTTCGGAGGTCGCCCGGGGCATCACGGTCTTGGAGCGCCGGTGAGCGAGTTCGAGAAGTGCCTCAAACGTGCCCCGTGCACAAGACGCTCGGATGACATATATGCTTGACATATATGTCGCCACGCGCGTATGTTCGCGGCATGAAGAAGACGATGATGTATCTGCCAGATGACCTGCATCGCTTTCTGGTGCGCGAATCCGCCGAACGGGGGGTCTCGATGGCCGAGATCGCACGCGAGGCGATCGGCGAGTACAGAGCACAGCGCGAAGAGCAGGTGCACCGCGGTGTCCAGGCGATCTTCGGCGTGTTGGCCGATGATGACGAAGCCACGGACCTCGCGCTGACGATCGATCAGACTCTCGCCGAGTACTTCGGCGAGGGCGGCGCTTTCGAGGTGGGCGGCTGATGCGTGCCCTGGTCGACTCAAGCGTCTTCATCGCGGCAGCCCGCGCGTCGGAGACACATCACATGCGGGCGCGAGCCGCACTTGCCGAGCACGGCGGCGACGGTCTTGCGACACCCGTCACGATCCTCGCTGAGACGATGAGCTTTATCGGCGCGCGACTTGGTACTGACCAGCAGCGTCGGTTCTGGGACGCCTTCATGGAATCCGGCATCGAGATCATCGGCGCCGATGACGAGCTGCTCCGGATGGCCCGGGATATCGATCGGCGCTACGCAGATCTCGCCCTCGGTTTCGCTGACTGCACGCTTCTCGCGGCATGCGAGCGCGAGCGTGTCGCGGTGGTTCTGAGCTTCGACACCCGCCTGACGGCGTACCGTCCGACGTTCGCCCCGGCCATCGTACTGCCGGGGTAGCGGGCGCGACTGTTCTGGGTGCGTCTACGCAGGTGACGGTGTCGCGCAAACTGCTCGACTGGCACGGTGAGACCATCTTCCGCGTGTGAAGCTGCTCGCGGCTTGTTCTACAACTCCGTGTACTTCGTCCGGCTGCCGCGTGCCTTGTGCTGCGGGTACTTCGTGTCGTTCTCCGCGAGCTTGGCGTTGATGGCGGCTTCGAGGTCCACGCCGGTCTCGTGCGCTGTCAGAACGCAGTAGATCACGATGTCCGCGAGTTCGCGCTCGATGTCACCGCGACGGGCCGCGACGTCGTCGGCAAGCGTGGAGTCGCTGCTCCACTGGAAGACCTCGAGCAGCTCGCCGGCCTCGATCGACACCGAGGCCGCCAGGTTGCGCGGGGAGTGGTACTGCTTCCAGTCGCGTGCGTCACGGAAGTCGACAACGCGTTGTGTGAGGTCGTCGAACATGGGTCAGTCCTCCAGAAAAGTCTCGGCGGGGGCTTCAGCAGCGAGTGGGGCAGGTGCGGGTGAAGGCGAGTACTCGACGCGCGGCAGGTTCTCCCGCAGATGCTGCGCCAGTGCACGGTCGGTGCAGAAGACGTAGCAGCCCTTGAGTCCACGCGTCATGAGCACGCGATAGGTGTTGCGGATGATTTCGTCGGCGATGCGCTGGGCGCGCTCGGGGTCCTCGCGGGCGATCGACTTGATGCCCTTGAGCGACTGATCGCTCTTCGCGCGTCGGGTGTAGTCGGTGATCACGCGTCCATTCTCGAAGCGCATGTCGTCGCCGATGATGACGCCGACGTAGTCGAACTCGAGCCCCTGCGACGTGTGGATGCAGCCGATCTGTTCGATCGAGCCGTCGTCAATCGCCCATGTGTCGGTCGACTTGAGGTTCCACGACCGCGAGAACCCATGCTCGGGCAGCGCGATGTCGTGATGGTTCGGGTTGGCCTTCGTTGCGGTCGGCCACTCCCAGCAGTACCCGGCGACGACACGTGAGCGATTACGCTCCGCATTGCGCTCGCGAACAGCCTCCATCAGTGCGTGCGGGTCGTCGAAGACACGAAAGTCGTAGTCGATGTAGGTCGGCGTCTCCTCGACGGGCGCGATGTCCAGAACCTCATCGAGCCAGTCCAGGTACGAGTCCGAGCCGTTGCACCGGAACTGCGAGAGGAGTTCGGCCTCCCACAGTCGTGCGCCCGAGCGCTCGGCGAACGTGCGAATGTCGGTGACGGTGCCGGCGTCCTTGATGGTGACCCGCTGGCTTTCGTCGATGAAGAAGACCGAGAAGCGAGCGGCGTCGATGAGTTCCGCCATCTGGTTCTCGCCCTCGTTGCCGTAGAAGCCCGACTTCTCGTTCAGCCGATGGGCCTCGTCGACAACGACGGCGTCAAGCGAGTCCTTCTGCAGGTCGTAGAAGCCACCGGGACCGCGAAACAGGCCGTTGATGTAGGTCATCGTGCGGTCGCCCTCGCGAAGAAGGGCAGAGTACATGTTGCGCGGGGCGCTGTTCTTCGACACGTACTGGCAGACCGTGTCTTCGGCGGTGAGGCGGACGAGTAGGTTGATCGCGACCACCGACTTGCCGGTTCCCGGGCCACCGCGAACGATGAGCACGTGCTTCTCGCCCGTGTCGCGCGAGCGCTTTGCCAAGGAGAGCGCGGTCTCGAAGATGACCTTCTGGTCGTCGATCATGACGAACTCGTCGTTGCCCTCGAGCATGCTCGACAGCGCATCCTGCAAGGACTTCGACGGGCGGAGCCGCCCGGATTCGATCTCGTAGAGGATCTGGCCGTTGTCCGCGCGGGTGATGTGGCGGCAGATGAAGTCGCGCAGCTTGAGGACGTCGCCCCGGCAGAACACGGGTGCCTTCTCGAGGTAGTCCGCGTAGCGGGGGTCGAGAAGTGGGTCGTCCGTGGGAGCCATGCGGTAGTTGTGGAGGTAGGCGCAGGGCTCAAGGCCGATCTGCGCGTCGCGCACGGCCTCGTTGTAGTCCTCGATCATGCGCGCGTAGGACCACGCCTGGTATGAGGGATGGGTGACTTCGCGGTTCGCACCTGCGACGAAGGTCCGCACGATTCCGTCACGATCGTCGACCGTTTCGACCTGCTGCCACTGCTTGAGCTCGATGATGATGGCGGACTCGCGCTCGCTATCGTCGCGGCCGGTCAGCAGGAAGTCGACGCGCTTCTCGGTGTAGGGGACCTTGAACTCGATTGCGACCCCGCAGCCGTCCGGAATCTCGGGCGCGTTGAGCACCTTGTACATGTACTCCATGGAGTTGCGCCAGGCGACGACCTCGCGCGGGTTCGTGCGATGGAGGCGCTGTTCGAAGGCCGCCGTGATGCGCTCGACTATGGCGTCCTGGACGACGTCGTCGATGAACTCGGACTTGAGGGCCTGGTAGACGAGCATCGGTAGCTCCGGTCAGGAGGCACAATTCGGCTGGGACAAGGATAGCAGGGCAACGAGGTGGGAGTATCTGAGTGCCAGCCGCTCGGGCCAGCGCTACACAGGCAACGCCAGATGCTTCGGTCGACGTGAAGATTCGCAGCTAGCATGCCGATACAGGCATTCGGGGGAGCTCTTGGGAGTATTGCTCCCTGTGCACCACGAGGGGGATGCATGGACTTCGACGCGGCGAACGCCATCGGGCAGCAGGGCGAGGAGGCTATCTCGCGGGAACTGCAGGTGCTCCAACAGGAGTATGGCTTGCAGTTCCTCCACGACGTTCTGATTCTGGATTGCAAACAGACCGCACAGATCGATCACATCGTGGTCGATACGTACGGGGTTCTCGTGATCGAAGCGAAAGTGCGGACTGGCGCCCTCATCCTTGGAACCGACGTCGAGAAGAAGTGGACAGCCTGCTACCCGGGGAAGAAGCACAAGTCATTCCAGAATCCACTCGCCCAGAACCGTCAGCACGAGGCGGTGCTCAGGAAGGCACTGAAGGAATGCGGTGAGCCGGTGGATGCAGATCACGTGAAGAGCGTGGTGGTCTTTTCCGGCGCCAACACGTCGGAGCTCGACCTGAGCACGCTCGAAAGACAACGAGTGATCGACGTCTCCGAGCTTCGCCGGTTCTTCCAGCAGCGCCATGACTTCGCTATCACCACGGCACTGCCGGAAGTGGAACAGGTGCGCATGCTAGCCGCGATTCGCGGAATGGATCGATCAGGCGATCCGGATGCCCTGCGGCGACATGTGTCTGGGCAGCCGTACCATCGAACTCAGCCGTCCCGCTCAGAAGCGCCGCGCGCACCAGCGCCGATCATGCCGTCCTCGTGGCAGCAGGCGGCAACTCCCATTCCTGTCCGGACGGAGTCCCGCTTCGGACGGCGTCTCAAGGCGGTGCTTTGGGACCTTACAGTTCGAGTCGCGGCGATTGGAGTGCTAGCCCTGGTCTGGTGGTGGTTCTTCATGGGCCCGGGGTCCCCTTGGTTGAGTGACTTCCTGACATCAGGCTTCAAGTCGACGTCAGCGCAAGTCGCCGAGCCTGCTCCTGCGGCGACGCCGACCAGGCCGCCGCTCGACCAGGCGAAGTCTGCTCTGGCGGACAGGTTCCCTGACATCTACCCGAAAGTTGCCAACATCGATTCGCCCGTAGTTGGCACCAAGAATGGCTACTGGACGTACACGTGGGAGTACGTGGTCAAGTCAGCCTACAACGCGGCCACCGTTCGACAGATCACCCTGCTCCTCAATGATTCGGGAGAGGTCACGGGGTTCGAGAAGGAGTAGGGT
Protein-coding sequences here:
- a CDS encoding nucleotidyltransferase domain-containing protein; its protein translation is MSSETEYTSSLNELAFHAAETPTSQERVFGLLLDEAGDELTEAQVREMLDVPKSTVHVALAALVQDQLVASRNVGRTKLYWVDTDDPLIKTLKIAQAIRRVRTAIAPVRDKLDLAILYGSSSRGENRSGSDVDVLVVADDAESVMVELAQHQWLQPVVLTPESHMQLIAEAGTFASEVARGITVLERR
- a CDS encoding CopG family transcriptional regulator — translated: MKKTMMYLPDDLHRFLVRESAERGVSMAEIAREAIGEYRAQREEQVHRGVQAIFGVLADDDEATDLALTIDQTLAEYFGEGGAFEVGG
- a CDS encoding type II toxin-antitoxin system VapC family toxin, translated to MRALVDSSVFIAAARASETHHMRARAALAEHGGDGLATPVTILAETMSFIGARLGTDQQRRFWDAFMESGIEIIGADDELLRMARDIDRRYADLALGFADCTLLAACERERVAVVLSFDTRLTAYRPTFAPAIVLPG
- a CDS encoding nucleotide pyrophosphohydrolase produces the protein MFDDLTQRVVDFRDARDWKQYHSPRNLAASVSIEAGELLEVFQWSSDSTLADDVAARRGDIERELADIVIYCVLTAHETGVDLEAAINAKLAENDTKYPQHKARGSRTKYTEL
- a CDS encoding DUF2075 domain-containing protein produces the protein MLVYQALKSEFIDDVVQDAIVERITAAFEQRLHRTNPREVVAWRNSMEYMYKVLNAPEIPDGCGVAIEFKVPYTEKRVDFLLTGRDDSERESAIIIELKQWQQVETVDDRDGIVRTFVAGANREVTHPSYQAWSYARMIEDYNEAVRDAQIGLEPCAYLHNYRMAPTDDPLLDPRYADYLEKAPVFCRGDVLKLRDFICRHITRADNGQILYEIESGRLRPSKSLQDALSSMLEGNDEFVMIDDQKVIFETALSLAKRSRDTGEKHVLIVRGGPGTGKSVVAINLLVRLTAEDTVCQYVSKNSAPRNMYSALLREGDRTMTYINGLFRGPGGFYDLQKDSLDAVVVDEAHRLNEKSGFYGNEGENQMAELIDAARFSVFFIDESQRVTIKDAGTVTDIRTFAERSGARLWEAELLSQFRCNGSDSYLDWLDEVLDIAPVEETPTYIDYDFRVFDDPHALMEAVRERNAERNRSRVVAGYCWEWPTATKANPNHHDIALPEHGFSRSWNLKSTDTWAIDDGSIEQIGCIHTSQGLEFDYVGVIIGDDMRFENGRVITDYTRRAKSDQSLKGIKSIAREDPERAQRIADEIIRNTYRVLMTRGLKGCYVFCTDRALAQHLRENLPRVEYSPSPAPAPLAAEAPAETFLED
- a CDS encoding nuclease-related domain-containing protein, producing MDFDAANAIGQQGEEAISRELQVLQQEYGLQFLHDVLILDCKQTAQIDHIVVDTYGVLVIEAKVRTGALILGTDVEKKWTACYPGKKHKSFQNPLAQNRQHEAVLRKALKECGEPVDADHVKSVVVFSGANTSELDLSTLERQRVIDVSELRRFFQQRHDFAITTALPEVEQVRMLAAIRGMDRSGDPDALRRHVSGQPYHRTQPSRSEAPRAPAPIMPSSWQQAATPIPVRTESRFGRRLKAVLWDLTVRVAAIGVLALVWWWFFMGPGSPWLSDFLTSGFKSTSAQVAEPAPAATPTRPPLDQAKSALADRFPDIYPKVANIDSPVVGTKNGYWTYTWEYVVKSAYNAATVRQITLLLNDSGEVTGFEKE